A genomic segment from Ptychodera flava strain L36383 chromosome 8, AS_Pfla_20210202, whole genome shotgun sequence encodes:
- the LOC139139146 gene encoding sushi, von Willebrand factor type A, EGF and pentraxin domain-containing protein 1-like has product MCTDQGTPENGKKKSTKVYPVCEGTVMEYECNEMYELIGSNSSTCRSGHWTNPLPECRIMCDDPGSPQYGGQIGDPVYPISNGTVVEFYCISTYDLIDPSDATCRESYHTVCVDGEWTHALPFCEAECVDPGTPSDGSQLGAIEYPVCSGTCVPFECDEMHELHGEEIICCDDGDWSSPIPSCNPTCEDPGHPNHGRQVGDHDYPVSEGYVVEFQCDDSYVLFNNGTKECIASSKTTCHNGTWTDPLPLCKQPCDDPGTPSDGFQTTENTYPVCTATIVGYECDEGFEMIGFHSTICHDSEWMIDMPFCQPVCNDPGTPENGHQIDPPEYPVSEEKEIEFACDLGYSLHNPSTDECEEEWSTVCENGNWTQPLPVCRLECDDPGTPSDGSQIGEPVYPVCSGTEIAFECDENFSLYDPESRVCLNESSRVCNNGVWSEDPPTCQIMCGHPGIPDNGRLRNIPSFPVCEGTVVEYECDSGYTLHDPETNACEESWSSTCRSGDWTEPLPTCRQECNDPGSPTNGEQKENLDFPVCSGTSVTFKCDENYHLVGDEISTCNDGYWSSPVPSCEQMCDDPGAPENGRQEENYQYPVPVDTEVSFLCDDGYSLHDPVTYECLDAYSTSCLGDTWTNPLPLCLKDCDDPGTPSGGSQDDIYNYPVCSGTLVSYECNEGHFLSGEDTLICEEGVWNHPMPTCSPGCDDPGTPKDGRQLDDHTYPVPPGTIVRFCCDENFLLVGNQALLCQDDGTWDHVVPVCEPMCLDPGAPENGHQIGELEYPVENGTDVHYDCDLGFEKHGQGFSRCENGEWVPPVEDTICSEIEECCSDPCRNGGTCIDGIARYDCICPPGFEGVNCEQEYSMCYFWGDPHYMTYDGESYDFQGDCIYILTESATYEDTSFRVLVNNQAFDAGAEKLSVAQELAIIMYGKEIRLSRNGHVTVDGASVTLPHDVSPEIRVKEAGRYTSVYADIGVVVRWDGYHYGDVKVPGTYKGIVRGLCGNYNGDPSDDFMDPENRLIPTEMEHTHRAAMFGNTWVANPEECISDARGCNPCAPDVDIAMQAHEMCSLISDPSGPFAACHAKVNYEAYFSSCMFDLCAKLPDEQGLCMNAEAYAQACLDNFIAIDWRSEVFCPAITCSVDKMYNISIPACTSTCSERRPYYQCPERRFVDGCTCHHGEVIETDGGICVSIDHCPCEYHEQLIEFGDAIISDKCYEKCTCMEHGVMDCVAIRCDPNAYCGDKDGKYGCHCEAGYSGDGMRCTSHLCNPSPCMNGGECDDHNTYYTCHCPDGFKGVHCDVAIGSCDNDPCHHGGACIVDDDGYICLCADGYYGVNCERRTTCYVCDDADDGELCNQKTEECTEDQSICHTTLQLDAGRISLSKGCVQREVCEENEASNADSCADGGVAGVCSFCCVGDQCNTFIPNGQCLRNGKLSVDGSQWFENTGDGCQRCSCNGGVIQCIEYSASTYYNDRLICRDDSDCGENGQCELVNAACHGNDCVKLCTGDEVQQRSNPDTCYDHLTGDYNQCVVLDVEIDPLVADVPDVCKDLSNYIRDNEPSVSPCSDIDCIDSSKDRTRRDGQAKLRIVIEQNVEESETIGNDIEEALERDRKAGTLPDSLAGVEHVISSEVIEDETYDSNIASWLVPTLMAVIAAAVVCVIGVVLYRRRRNNSGDSVPILPVDDAIELPERNLQTTSFVSETVDDLPT; this is encoded by the exons ATGTGCACAGATCAAGGCACACCAGAGAATGGGAAGAAGAAAAGCACTAAAGTTTATCCTGTATGTGAAGGTACAGTGATGGAATATGAATGTAATGAAATGTATGAATTGATTGGTTCTAACAGCAGCACATGCAGAAGTGGACATTGGACCAACCCACTTCCAGAGTGCAGAATTATGTGTGATGATCCAGGATCTCCTCAGTATGGTGGTCAAATTGGCGATCCAGTTTACCCAATCTCTAATGGTACAGTTGTGGAATTCTATTGTATTTCCACTTATGATCTCATTGATCCAAGTGATGCAACCTGTCGTGAAAGTTACCACACTGTGTGTGTTGATGGTGAGTGGACACATGCCCTTCCATTTTGTGAAGCTGAGTGTGTTGACCCCGGCACACCATCTGATGGAAGTCAACTTGGAGCAATCGAATATCCCGTCTGCTCAGGAACATGTGTACCATTCGAATGTGATGAGATGCATGAATtacatggtgaagaaataatctGTTGTGATGATGGTGATTGGAGTTCTCCTATACCAAGCTGCAATCCAACCTGTGAAGATCCTGGTCACCCAAATCATGGACGACAAGTAGGAGACCATGACTATCCAGTAAGCGAAGGctatgttgttgaatttcaatgTGATGACTCATACGTTTTATTTAACAATGGAACAAAGGAATGTATCGCAagttcaaaaactacttgtcataATGGTACATGGACTGATCCGCTCCCCTTGTGTAAGCAGCCTTGTGATGATCCTGGTACTCCATCAGACGGTTTTCAAACAACGGAAAATACCTACCCAGTCTGTACAGCAACTATAGTAGGGTACGAATGCGATGAAGGTTTTGAGATGATAGGCTTTCATTCAACAATATGTCATGATAGTGAATGGATGATTGATATGCCATTTTGTCAACCTGTCTGTAATGACCCGGGTACCCCAGAAAATGGACATCAGATTGATCCTCCTGAATATCCTGTCAgtgaagaaaaagaaattgaatttGCATGTGATCTTGGTTATTCCCTGCATAACCCCTCCACTGATGAATGTGAGGAAGAGTGGTCAACTGTATGCGAAAACGGTAATTGGACACAACCTCTGCCAGTTTGTCGTCTTGAATGTGATGACCCTGGAACGCCTAGTGATGGCTCCCAGATTGGCGAACCTGTTTACCCtgtatgttcaggaactgaaaTCGCAtttgaatgtgatgaaaacttctCTCTGTATGACCCCGAGTCAAGAGTTTGTCTGAATGAATCTAGCAGAGTGTGTAACAATGGCGTTTGGTCTGAGGATCCTCCAACCTGTCAAATCATGTGTGGTCATCCTGGTATACCAGATAATGGCAGACTTAGAAACATTCCATCCTTCCCAGTATGTGAAGGCACTGTCGTAGAATATGAATGTGATTCTGGTTATACTCTACATGACCCAGAAACAAATGCATGTGAAGAATCATGGTCATCAACATGTCGAAGTGGTGACTGGACTGAGCCTTTGCCTACTTGTAGACAAGAATGCAATGATCCCGGTTCTCCAACAAATGGAGAACAAAAAGAAAACCTTGATTTCCCTGTCTGCTCTGGCACCAGTGTGAccttcaaatgtgatgaaaattatcATTTAGTTGGTGATGAAATAAGTACATGTAATGATGGGTATTGGAGCAGCCCTGTACCTTCTTGTGAACAAATGTGTGACGATCCAGGTGCACCTGAAAATGGTCGACAGGAGGAAAATTACCAATATCCTGTACCAGTTGATACTGAAGTGTCATTTTTATGTGATGACGGTTATAGTCTACATGACCCGGTGACGTATGAATGTCTCGATGCTTACAGTACTAGTTGTCTAGGCGATACTTGGACAAATCCTCTACCTCTTTGCCTCAAAGACTGTGACGATCCAGGAACACCTTCAGGTGGAAGTCAAGATGACATTTACAATTACCCTGTATGTTCTGGAACACTGGTGTCTTATGAGTGTAACGAAGGCCATTTCTTGTCTGGAGAAGACACACTGATTTGTGAAGAGGGTGTATGGAATCATCCTATGCCAACTTGTTCACCAGGATGTGATGATCCTGGTACACCAAAAGATGGACGTCAGTTGGATGATCACACATATCCAGTCCCACCAGGTACAATTGTTAGATTCTGTTGTGACGAAAACTTCCTCTTGGTTGGAAACCAAGCGCTCTTGTGTCAGGATGATGGTACCTGGGACCATGTCGTTCCTGTTTGTGAGCCTATGTGTCTTGATCCTGGTGCACCCGAAAATGGTCATCAAATAGGGGAATTAGAATATCCTGTTGAGAATGGCACAGATGTTCACTACGACTGCGATCTTGGATTTGAAAAGCATGGTCAAGGTTTCAGCAGATGTGAAAATGGGGAATGGGTGCCACCAGTTGAAGATACCATTTGTTCAG aAATCGAAGAGTGCTGCAGTGATCCTTGTAGGAATGGTGGTACTTGCATTGACGGTATTGCACGTTATGACTGCATATGCCCTCCAGGATTCGAAGGAGTCAATTGTGAACAAG AGTATTCCATGTGTTACTTCTGGGGAGATCCACATTACATGACCTATGACGGAGAGAGCTATGACTTCCAGGGTGACTGTATTTATATTTTGACGGAAAGTGCGACCTACGAGGATACATCCTTCAGAGTACTTGTGAACAACCAGGCGTTCGACGCAGGTGCAGAAAAACTCAGTGTCGCTCAAGAACTGGCAATAATAATGTATGGAAAG GAAATTCGCCTAAGTCGAAATGGACATGTAACTGTTGATGGTGCCTCTGTGACATTGCCGCATGATGTTTCTCCAGAAATACGTGTCAAAGAAGCAGGAAGATATACG AGTGTTTATGCCGACATCGGAGTAGTGGTCAGATGGGATGGTTATCACTATGGAGACGTGAAAGTTCCAGGAACATACAAAGGCATTGTTCGTGGTCTCTGTGGAAACTACAATGGTGACCCTTCAGACGACTTTATGGATCCAGAGAATCGATTG ATTCCAACAGAAATGGAGCATACACACAGGGCCGCTATGTTTGGTAACACGTGGGTTGCTAATCCAGAAGAATGTATTTCCGATGCACGTGGGTGCAACCCCTGTGCTCCTGATGTTGACATAGCGATGCAGGCACACGAAATGTGTTCATTGATAAGCGATCCGAGCG GTCCTTTTGCCGCATGCCATGCAAAAGTAAACTATGAAGCTTACTTCAGCTCCTGTATGTTTGACCTGTGTGCCAAGCTACCCGATGAACAAGGACTGTGTATGAATGCTGAAGCCTATGCCCAAGCTTGCCTGGACAACTTCATCGCAATCGACTGGAGAAGCGAAGTTTTCTGCC CCGCCATCACTTGTAGTGTGgataaaatgtacaatatcAGTATTCCGGCATGTACGTCCACATGCAGCGAGCGAAGACCGTACTACCAATGCCCTGAAAGACGTTTTGTCGATGGGTGTACTTGCCATCACGGTGAAGTGATTGAAACTGACGGAGGGATATGCGTTTCCATCGACCATTGTCCATGCGAATATCATGAGCAACTCATTGAG TTTGGCGATGCTATAATCTCCGATAAGTGCTATgaaaagtgtacatgtatggaacACGGTGTTATGGACTGTGTGGCCATAAGATGTGATCCTAACGCTTACTGTGGTGACAAAGACGGCAAATACGGCTGCCATTGTGAGGCTGGCTACAGCGGAGACGGAATGCGATGTACAA GTCACCTATGTAATCCCAGCCCGTGTATGAATGGAGGCGAATGTGACGATCACAACACATATTATACCTGTCATTGTCCTGACGGGTTCAAGGGTGTGCATTGTGACGTAG CAATTGGCTCATGCGACAACGATCCATGTCATCATGGTGGTGCTTGCATTGTGGACGATGACGGATACATTTGTTTATGTGCAGATGGTTACTATGGAGTCAACTGTGAGCGCC GAACAACATGTTATGTCTGCGATGACGCTGATGATGGTGAGCTTTGCAATCAGAAGACGGAGGAATGTACTGAGGACCAG TCAATCTGTCATACGACGCTCCAACTAGATGCAGGACGCATTTCTTTGTCAAAGGGATGCGTACAAAGGGAG GTTTGTGAAGAGAACGAAGCCAGTAATGCTGACAGCTGTGCGGATGGTGGAGTCGCTGGTGTATGCAGCTTCTGTTGCGTTGGCGATCAATGTAACACATTCATTCCAAATG GTCAATGTCTTCGCAACGGTAAATTGTCTGTCGATGGATCGCAGTGGTTCGAGAATACCGGCGATGGTTGTCAGCGTTGCTCATGTAATGGTGGAGTGATCCAATGCATTGAATACTCAGCCAGCACT TACTACAACGACCGACTGATCTGCCGTGATGATTCGGACTGCGGTGAGAACGGCCAGTGTGAACTGGTGAACGCCGCTTGCCATGGCAACGACTGCGTCAAACTGTGCACAGGCGATGAGGTCCAACAACGTTCCAACCCAGACACGTGTTATGATCACCTAACTGGAGATTACAATCAATGTGTTGTGCTTGATGTGGAGATCGATCCACTG GTTGCAGATGTACCCGACGTTTGTAAAGACTTGAGTAACTATATACGAGACAACGAACCAAGTGTCTCTCCATGTAGTGACATAGATTGTATAGACTCAAGCAAAGACAGAACACGGCGGGATGGCCAAGCCAAGCTTCGCATTGTCATC GAACAGAATGTTGAAGAATCAGAAACCATCGGGAATGACATCGAGGAAGCCCTTGAGAGAGACAGAAAAGCTGGTACACTACCAGACAGCCTTGCCGGTGTTGAACACGTCATAAGCT CTGAAGTAATAGAGGATGAAACATATGATTCAA ATATCGCATCGTGGCTGGTACCGACGCTCATGGCCGTCATCGCTGCAGCTGTCGTTTGTGTCATTGGCGTGGTGCTTTACCGTCGACGACGAAACAACTCCGGCGATAGTGTCCCCATCTTACCAGTCGATGACGCTATAGAACTACCCGAACGAAATTTGCAGACAACATCTTTTGTTAGTGAAACAGTAGATGATTTGCCAACATAG
- the LOC139138085 gene encoding complement receptor type 1-like produces the protein MCPDPGRPENGGQVGDYEYPTSEDTEVMFECDPGYSLHNPTTDECEEEWSTVCKNGDWTQPLPVCRLECDDPGKPSNGSQIGQPVYPVCSGTEISFGCDDNFSLYDPESRVCLDEYSTVCNNGVWTEDTPTCQIMCGDPGTPENGKLRNIPLFPVCEGTVLEYECDSMYELIGSDKLVCEYGEWVGEFPECRIMCPDPGRPENGGQVGDYEYPTSEDTEVIFECDPGYSLHNPTTDECEEEWSTVCKNGNWTQPLPVCRLECDDPENPSDGYQIGEPVYPVCSGTEISFGCDDNFSLYDPESRVCLDEYSTVCNNGVWTEDTPTCQIMCGDPGTPENGKLRNIPLFPVCEGTVLEYECDSMYELIGSDKLVCEYGEWVGEFPECRIMCPDPGRPENGGQVGDYEYPTSEDTEVMFECDPGYSLHNPTTDECEEEWSTVCKNGDWTQPLPVCRLECHDPGNPSDGYQIGDPVYPVCSGTEIEFECDEGYSLYDEESNACLDNYQSNCENGDWTEPLPICQPMCTDQGTPENGKKKSTKVYPVCEGTVMEYECNEMYELIGSNSSTCRSGHWTNPLPECRIMCDDPGSPQYGGQIGDPVYPISNGTVVEFYCISTYDLIDPSDATCLESYHTVCVDGEWTHDLPLCEAECVDPGTPSDGSQVGAFEYPVCSGTCVPYTCDEGHELHGEEIICCDDGDWSSPIPSCNPTCEDPGHPHHGRQVGDHDYPVSEGYVVEFQCDDSYVLFNNGTKECIASSKTTCHNGTWTDPLPLCKQPCDDPGTPSDGFQTTENTYPVCTATIVGYECDEGFEMIGFHSTICHDSDWMIDMPFCRPLCNDPGTPENGHQIDPPEEYPVSEEKEIEFACDPGYSLHNPTTDECEEEWSTVCENGNWTQPLPVCRLECDDPGTPSDGYQIGEPVYPVCSGTEIAFECDENFSLYDPESRVCLNESSRVCNNGVWSEDPPTCQIMCGHPGIPDNGGLKIIPSFPVCEGTVLEYECDSMYELIGSDKLVCKNGEWVGEFPECRIMCPDPGRPENGGQVGDYEYPTSEDTEVMFECDPGYSLHNPTTDEFKL, from the exons ATGTGTCCTGATCCTGGTAGGCCAGAGAATGGGGGACAGGTAGGAGACTATGAGTACCCTACATCCGAGGATACAGAAGTCATGTTTGAATGTGATCCTGGATATTCCCTGCACAACCCCACTACTGATGAATGTGAGGAAGAGTGGTCAACTGTATGCAAAAACGGCGATTGGACACAACCTCTGCCAGTTTGTCGTCTTGAATGTGATGACCCTGGAAAGCCAAGTAATGGCTCTCAAATTGGTCAACCTGTTTACCCTGTATGTTCAGGTACTGAAATTTCATTTGGCTGTGATGACAACTTTTCTCTATATGACCCCGAGTCAAGAGTTTGTCTCGATGAATATAGCACAGTGTGTAACAATGGTGTTTGGACTGAGGATACTCCAACCTGTCAAATCATGTGTGGTGATCCTGGTACGCCAGAAAATGGCAAACTTAGAAATATTCCATTATTCCCAGTATGTGAAGGCACTGTTCTAGAATATGAGTGTGACTCTATGTATGAATTAATTGGTTCTGACAAGCTTGTATGTGAATATGGTGAGTGGGTAGGTGAATTTCCAGAATGTAGGATCATGTGTCCTGATCCTGGCAGGCCAGAGAATGGGGGACAGGTAGGAGACTATGAGTACCCTACATCCGAGGATACAGAAGTCATATTTGAATGCGATCCTGGTTATTCCCTGCATAACCCCACTACTGATGAATGTGAGGAAGAGTGGTCAACTGTATGCAAAAACGGTAATTGGACACAACCTCTGCCAGTTTGTCGTCTTGAATGTGATGACCCAGAAAATCCTAGTGATGGCTACCAGATTGGCGAACCTGTTTACCCtgtatgttcaggaactgaaaTTTCATTTGGCTGTGATGACAACTTTTCTCTATATGACCCTGAGTCAAGAGTTTGTCTCGATGAATATAGCACAGTGTGTAACAATGGTGTTTGGACTGAGGATACTCCAACCTGTCAAATCATGTGTGGTGATCCTGGTACGCCAGAAAATGGCAAACTTAGAAATATTCCATTATTCCCAGTATGTGAAGGCACTGTTCTAGAATATGAGTGTGACTCTATGTATGAATTAATTGGTTCTGACAAGCTTGTATGTGAATATGGTGAGTGGGTAGGTGAATTTCCAGAATGTAGGATCATGTGTCCTGATCCTGGCAGGCCAGAGAATGGGGGACAGGTAGGAGACTATGAGTACCCTACATCCGAGGATACAGAAGTCATGTTTGAATGTGATCCTGGATATTCCCTGCACAACCCCACTACTGATGAATGTGAGGAAGAGTGGTCAACTGTATGCAAAAATGGTGATTGGACACAACCTCTGCCAGTTTGTCGCCTTGAGTGTCATGACCCTGGAAATCCTAGTGATGGCTACCAGATTGGCGATCCTGTGTATCCTGTATGTTCTGGAACTGAAATCGAATTTGAATGTGATGAAGGTTATTCCTTGTACGATGAGGAGAGTAATGCTTGTCTTGACAACTACCAGTCAAATTGTGAGAATGGTGACTGGACAGAACCACTTCCTATTTGTCAACCAATGTGCACAGATCAAGGCACACCAGAGAATGGGAAGAAGAAAAGCACTAAAGTTTATCCTGTATGTGAAGGTACAGTGATGGAATATGAATGTAATGAAATGTATGAATTGATTGGTTCTAACAGCAGCACATGCAGAAGTGGACATTGGACCAACCCACTTCCAGAGTGCAGAATTATGTGTGATGATCCAGGATCTCCTCAGTATGGTGGTCAAATTGGCGATCCAGTTTACCCAATCTCTAACGGTACAGTTGTGGAATTCTATTGTATTTCCACTTATGATCTCATTGATCCAAGTGATGCAACATGTCTTGAAAGTTACCACACTGTGTGTGTTGATGGTGAGTGGACACATGACCTTCCATTGTGTGAAGCTGAGTGTGTTGACCCCGGCACACCATCTGATGGAAGTCAAGTTGGAGCATTCGAATATCCCGTCTGCTCAGGAACATGTGTACCATATACATGTGATGAGGGGCATGAATtacatggtgaagaaataatctGTTGTGATGATGGTGATTGGAGTTCTCCCATACCAAGCTGCAATCCAACCTGTGAAGATCCTGGTCACCCACATCATGGACGACAAGTAGGAGACCATGACTATCCAGTAAGCGAAGGctatgttgttgaatttcaatgTGATGACTCATACGTTTTATTTAACAATGGAACAAAGGAATGTATCGCAagttcaaaaactacttgtcataATGGTACATGGACTGATCCGCTCCCCTTGTGTAAGCAGCCTTGTGATGATCCTGGTACTCCATCAGACGGTTTTCAAACAACGGAAAATACCTACCCAGTCTGTACAGCAACTATAGTAGGGTACGAATGCGATGAAGGTTTTGAGATGATAGGCTTTCATTCAACAATATGTCATGATAGTGACTGGATGATTGATATGCCATTTTGTCGACCTCTCTGTAATGACCCGGGTACCCCAGAAAATGGACATCAGATTGATCCTCCTGAAGAGTATCCTGTCAgtgaagaaaaagaaattgaatttGCATGTGATCCTGGTTATTCCCTGCATAACCCTACCACTGATGAATGTGAGGAAGAGTGGTCAACTGTATGCGAAAATGGTAATTGGACACAACCTCTGCCAGTTTGTCGTCTTGAATGTGATGACCCTGGAACGCCTAGTGATGGCTACCAGATTGGCGAACCTGTTTACCCtgtatgttcaggaactgaaaTCGCAtttgaatgtgatgaaaacttctCTCTGTATGACCCCGAGTCAAGAGTTTGTCTGAATGAATCTAGCAGAGTGTGTAATAATGGCGTTTGGTCTGAGGATCCTCCAACCTGTCAAATCATGTGTGGTCATCCTGGTATACCAGATAATGGTGGACTTAAAATCATTCCATCCTTCCCAGTATGTGAAGGCACTGTTCTAGAATATGAGTGTGACTCTATGTATGAATTAATTGGTTCTGACAAGCTTGTATGTAAAAATGGTGAGTGGGTAGGTGAATTTCCAGAATGTAGGATCATGTGTCCTGATCCTGGTAGGCCAGAGAATGGGGGACAGGTAGGAGACTATGAGTACCCTACATCCGAGGATACAGAAGTCATGTTTGAATGTGATCCTGGATATTCCCTGCATAACCCTACTACTGATGAAT TCAAATTGTGA